The Chaetodon auriga isolate fChaAug3 chromosome 22, fChaAug3.hap1, whole genome shotgun sequence genome contains a region encoding:
- the ntf3 gene encoding neurotrophin-3, translating into MVTFITILQVNLVMSILLYVMVLVYLYGIQATNMDSSRQGQQQQQQQPSPDPLNSLIIQLLQADLTRGKIRGNQSQQGKSRDMEPRDTLPPLLSANFPLEEQGDAEQWGMGGRSGVSSDDVVDQQVMLLNTDLLRQHKRYNSPRVLLSDRPPLQPPPLYLADDFVSGGLDGGAAANKTRKKRYAEHRSYRGEYSVCDSESQWVTDKTQAVDTRGDPVTVLAKIKTSATQDIKQYFYETRCRTPRPFKGGCRGIDDKNWNSQCKTTQTYVRALTQVRNSVGWRWIRIDTSCVCALSRKRHRT; encoded by the coding sequence ATCTTACAGGTGAATCTAGTGATGTCCATCCTGCTGTATGTGATGGTCCTCGTGTACCTCTATGGTATCCAGGCAACCAACATGGACAGCAGTCGTCAGgggcaacagcagcaacagcagcagccgaGTCCCGACCCCTTAAACTCGCTAATCATCCAGTTGCTTCAGGCTGACCTGACGAGGGGGAAGATCAGGGGGAACCAAAGCCAACAGGGGAAAAGCCGGGACATGGAGCCCCGGGACAcgctgcctcctctcctcagtgcaAACTTTCCTTTGGAGGAGCAAGGTGATGCGGAGCAGTGGGGGATGGGGGGTCGCAGTGGAGTGAGCAGTGACGATGTGGTCGACCAGCAGGTGATGCTGTTGAACACGGACCTTCTCAGGCAGCACAAGCGGTACAACTCGCCTCGGGTGCTGCTGAGCGACCGGCCGCCGCTGCAGCCGCCACCGCTGTATCTCGCTGACGATTTCGTGAGCGGCGGACTGGACGGAGGGGCAGCGGCaaacaagacaagaaagaaGCGTTACGCTGAGCACAGGAGCTATCGCGGGGAATACTCTGTGTGCGACAGCGAGAGCCAGTGGGTGACAGATAAAACCCAAGCAGTGGACACTAGGGGGGACCCTGTCACTGTTCTGGCCAAAATTAAAACCAGTGCCACGCAGGACATCAAACAGTACTTTTATGAGACCCGCTGCCGGACCCCCAGGCCCTTCAAAGGTGGCTGCAGGGGCATTGATGACAAGAACTGGAATTCGCAGTGCAAGACGACTCAGACGTACGTTCGAGCGCTGACGCAGGTTCGCAATTCAGTGGGCTGGAGGTGGATACGCATAGACACTTCCTGCGTCTGTGCATTGTCAAGGAAACGTCATAGGAcgtaa